The Spinacia oleracea cultivar Varoflay chromosome 2, BTI_SOV_V1, whole genome shotgun sequence DNA segment taatttttataatgatgaaaaacaaaataaaataaaataaccaaGAATTATTGAAGATTTGAACTATGTATTTCCAATAACGTAAAACAACCACTTGAGCTATATTAGACATGTGATTTTATAGTGCATTgtgcatatttaatttttaaacttATCACCATTACAAAGtatttttttatgttattcgagataaaaattgaaaaaagctACCTAAAGATGTAAATGGCTTGTGTACGATATGTGTTAGGTTTGAATCCTCCGCCTCTTTTGTATTTGTAATGGTACTTTGCAGGGGTGAGCAAAAAGTCAGAGTACCCTGAATCGGAACCGGAACTTGTTAGGAACTTGCGGTTTCAGAATCGGAAACTGTTGTGCAGGTTCCAGTTCCGGGTAACAAATttgggaacctgttgcaacaagtTCCGGTTCCGGTTCTCAATTTTTTGAAATGGGTACCCTGTTTGGTACCCTGTACACACTAATTCTAACACGGAGTACCCAAAATAAAGAACGGGGCCATATAAAAATGTCTCATATGCCCAAAATGTTAAACAATCCAAGctaatttttgaaaatataaataaagaattactccctccgtcccttaatactcgcaccgctttccttttcgggtcgtcccttaatacttgcaccgcttctataaatggaaatttatatcaatattatattatttctcacacttacttactaactCCACCTAAAccccctattccctacaaaaaaaacatttaaaaattcacacccctactcaccactctccacctcttacacatttcccactaactatattaaaaaataccccactatcaactaacacccattaaattaataagtcaattcaaatgccttaaactccgcaccggtcaaaccggtgcgaatattaagggacggagggggTACAACTTAAGCCCAAACTATAAAAAAATCAAAGCCCAAACCATAAAGTAGAtagtttttcaataaaatatcaataatatattaaaaaattttaaatatCAGGGTACCCTGTatcggaacctgttgcaacaggtttcgATTCCGGTTCTCATTTTCAGGAACCTGTTGTAACAGATTTCGGTTCCGGTTACCATTTTAAGGAACCTATTACAACAGTTCCGGTTCCGATTTCTGGAATTTAACAGGGTACCCTGTTGTGTACACCCCTAGTACTCCGTACTATTTGGGTAGAGCTAATTATTTACATTAACATTACATTACACTACACCCGTCCCTCTCTCACCCATTAATTATTAGAACTTAATGACCCTTCTTTTAATTTCACCCATGTTTATTTTTTCCACTTTAAACAAGTGCCCAAATCTATAGGCTACATAAAATCAGTGAGAAAAAAGATCCAAAAATAAATCTAACGGCTATTAATAAAACCCCCAAATTATAAATAATCTCGTCTCTTGCATATGCAATGCAACAAGCCCTAATTGTCTTATAAATCAATGTTTTGTCACATATTTAGTAATTATGTAACAACAGTttaaattaattgttaatttcatttaaagatattttattcacaaaaattcattttaattatttttaaataattaagtAGGTATGACCCCCTTTTGTGGTCCATGAATAATGCACGTACCTTATTTAGGTAGTGTTATAATTCTTATGGACTTTGAATTTTTTGCTACAAAGTGACACTTACGTACACAAATTAACTATATATAAACTCAAACTTATTCAAGTTAAAGTTGGGGTGTAAAAATAATAATGTCACATTATATGCTTTTTCTTATTTGCTTTCTTGCTCATATATTTGCTTCTGGAGAGAATTTTGAAAGAGACCATTCATACATTTCTCTAAGGAAAAAATAATCGATACACGTATATACAACATAAAAGGTGGAATCGCCTATAAACTTatgttaaaatatatatatatttatatatttttatataaataaaataaaggtggAATCGGAAATGGGAAGGAGTCCTTGTTGTGCAAAGGAAGGGATGAATAAGGGGTCATGGACTGCAATGGAGGACAAGATTTTGAGCGATTATATTAAAACACATGGTGAAGGAAGATGGAGAAATCTTCCAAAAAGGGCAGGTAATTGTATAAAAAcatctatttcgttttttttttatatatatatataaatcttgtataatttgttttaattagcTTGCTAGTTGAAACAATTATATTAATTTGTTTTAAATCTAGgtaatttgttttaattttttttatattttatttttctattagtTGTTTCATTTGTTTTAATGTCAAATGGAGCTCCGTCCAGTCAATCTCTATGATTATCAAGTGAAATATATCAAAGGGTATTTTCGTAAAATAAAATGTCAAAATATACAATCTACATATTTAAATATACAATctctttttatattaaaattattttcttttacttttatttttttttaaatgtcaaatattatattatacatcgcaattttcagatttgtataTTAAAACACACGGCGAAGGAAGATAGAGAAATCTTCCAAAAAGGGCAGGGAATTGTATAAAAAACATCTAcacttcattttttttgttttttttaataaatcttgtataatttgttgtaattagcttgctagttgaatttttttttctttctatttaGTTCTTTTTTATGCAAGCAAGGGACATTAATTAGAAGAGTTTAACAATTacaaattttttatattttatttttctatttagttGTTTCATATGTTTTGATGTCAAATGGTATGGAATACTAAAGATTGTACTTAATTGTACATGTTGTAAATTTTTAGGTTTAAAGAGATGTGGGAAGAGTTGTAGATTGCGATGGTTGAATTACCTTAGGCCCGGTATTAAGAGAGGCAATATCACCCCCGATGAGGAAGAACTCATTATACGACTCCATAAGCTTTTAGGGAACAGGTACATCCGTACAccaaacacataattatatttctttgatttccttacaattattatttgaatttattagATCCCCGTTCTAATTTAGATCTTGTGGAAAGATGTACTACATGAATAGTGTAGAATAGTCTGAATGTTGCATGTATTGATAACAGAGGAAGTAAGGCTcttgttctattcacctgatccggtctaatatatttttcttgtttatggTCTGTTTTGATTTGGTATGATCTGAATGTTTTCTGTGTAGGTGGTCACTGATCGCAGGAAGATTACCAGGCCGAACAGacaatgaaatcaagaattaTTGGAATACCAGTTTGAGCAAGCGATTGAAccaacaacaacacaacaacaacaacaacaacaacaacaacaatcaagTCACCAAGTCCAGTCCGAAAAAACCTCGAAACGATTCGAAGAACAAGAAGTTACCGACAATAGACCATGCCGTACAAAAAACATCTGCACAAGTAGCCATTGAGTCCAATGTGGTCCGAACCAAGGCGGTCCGATGCACCAAAGTGTTCATTAACCCGcaaccacaaccacaaccacaaccGCCAATAAGTTCAACGGGTTATAATGTGGATAATAACATTTGGGTCGATAATAATGACTACTCTTCACCAAGACTAGACGAAGAGTACAAAATGTCATCCGATTTGTTGATGGACGTTTCGAATTTGGGGGATTTTGATCTAATTTCGGAGCTTATCAAGTCGGATTTTTCGGAAATTTGTGATTTTAGTAACGAGTCTAGCAACGTTGCTAGTGAATTATCACCCGAACAACCTTTTGTGTTGTCTCAAGAGTTGCTTGAAGATTGGCTTGGAAATCAACAAGTTATGTGACTTTTACTTacatgtttttgttttggacATAAATACATATATTTCCCAAAATAGTACTAGTTATTTTCATATGCATGTGTGTAATACGTACTAGATTCCTAgattatttataatatatagaGTTTCGTTTTAGATGATCTAAAACATTACTTACTTGACAAATTGATATTCCTCTTAAAATTTGCTCAATCGAATCTTTTTTATTATGTATGATTAAGACGATAGATGCTTGAATTGTACGTGATCTCTATGTAGATATTCCATTAGCTGTCGTGACAAATGATTTTTCCAAGGATAAATTCACTTCTTACAAGGAAATCACTTTTGAGAGAATGATGATTACCTTAGAATTGAAGAACCACTTCCCAGTTGCCACGGTCTAATATGAAGCATGTTTgctattttcataatttttcttGGTCTATATCGGATAGTTTCAACTTATGTTAAGTCAATGTCCTTATTAGTCATTTACGCAATCAAACAACCACAGTTGGATATTAtctatttaccaaacacttttatacAAATAGCTAACAAATCGGCTAACCAACCCAGCTAATACAAAACATCTAGCTAAAACTACTAATACAATTCGCTATAGCTAACCGTTGATTGCCACACAGGCCCGTAAGTCCATATCATGTATACAAAGATATATGTAAAGTCATTAGCTACTATTAGATGAATTCATGCATTAGGTAGTAAAGTTAAACATGTAACTTATTAGGCATAATATTCCACAACAAATGCAAAGTTTTGAAATTTTACCATAGACGCTAGTAATTAATAACCTCAAAGTGGGTTTACTTTATTGGTTGGGAAAGAAATTAAACTTACTTCATCTTTCCAAGTAAGTTCGATCTTGTTGTTTCACGTTTCACCCCTTGCACAATTGCACATGAGCACTTCACGATACACATGGAtgatcttcatcttcatcttcatcttcacctGCCAAGATGGGCTTTCAATCAGTTTCAGACTGTGTTCAAATAAGTGAGTGCATTCGTTCCTGCCCCAATTCTTGCTTCTTAGGATATCGATCTGTATGCAGGCCATATTATCCATTTGTATTACCAGCTTCTCTATTTGCATATTTCTTGCTAATTCTAAGCCACGAACTAGTGTTGATGCTTCTGCTTTGAAGGATGTGCAGTGACCAAGGTTTGTAGACAAGGCTGAGATGAATTGTCCCTCCTGGTTTCTGATTATTGCTCCTCCACCAGCAGCACCTGGTGCCCCTTTTGCTGCCCCATCTACATTGAGTTTATCTAAATAACTTGACTCAAAATCTGTACAACTGTAGAAATAAAATAATGTTGATCGGAAATTAGCAAATACATTCTACATTATTGACAAGTACAAATTAATGACGAGGTCTAGTTTTATAGGAAGATAATTACAAATTTGTAAAAAAGTTGTTGAAGAGAAGTACGAAAATATGCAAATTCttaataaatacggagtactcatTTTGTTATACTCGGTATATATGTTAACTTTTTAtcacaaaattttcaaatttatatAACTTTTTTAGTTCCAATAATATTGCAACACGTCGATAAAGGAGAGtgccaaaatttataaaaattgaTAAAATTCATGTTAACATCCCTCAGTGTGTTTCTGAAGCATGCATGTGATAATGATTTCAAGAATCAAGATGGTGAACCTAGATTATGCACGACAGGTGGCTCAGACAATAACTAATCATGCTGATTCAGTTGGAATAGATGGTGCAGTCTCGTCTTCTCATGGTGGTTCTACTAAAACGTCCCACATTGTGTTTGGCTCTATTGTGTCGTCCATCAGTAAAGCCATATAGATAGCCATAACTTCTTACCCAATTGCGGTGCAAGCATCAAATGAGAATCCAGGTAGCTAGTGGCGGACCTTGAACGGTTTTATGAGGGGGCCGTTAgaaaaaattaagcaatatattgttaggttatgatacatatgacaaaaccataaatcatgcggaaaaccttaatgccagaaaacatattatttacacataatcatttagcataatttaggtgcatacactttgtagcgtgccttccctagctgcgcccgaaccaaacaagaacaagtctttaggactccaagtgtcgtctgtagacacctaatttgtgtctcccctttgggatgttgacgaaaccattatccttgttaggcgattggagtaactccaggcggaaatcccaatttctaAGAATATCACCGAAATCCAagatccaatccccgaggccgttcccctcccagaactcggtacaaaatacaacttccaaaatccaatttcaaaatccaagttcaatctcaactagtggaccatcccattggtcttactaggccttttccactcaaaatcatataaggcaagtcaaattcgggcgccgacccataaaaccgagcatgccgggccccgccccgtaaaaccggaattcaaaaacccgagaaaggtttgtttttagacgcaaattcaagccttaacctccaagcaaacactacaagccaaacatcgtactattcgtacgaaggtacacccatacaagacaaatcaaggacgacatctttccgtcctttttagcggcattcagcccacgtcagcagcgcccagcgctggcatggcgccaggcgctggcgtgtgctggcattttgcaccatttccctcctacaaatacccctcatttccttcgaaaaagggagagcacaacacatataacgtcgtaatttcgacattactcctcacaatacaaacttcaaaactcttcaaaacacatacaaaaagtcctaaattcaagagcaattgggagctcgagcctaagcttaactaggtaaatccgaatcccatttcaattaatcatgctattttgatttcaaatgattagcaagttggtgtttttttttgtcataaaaacaccacttgtaacaatcatacatgctttttcaaaaatacaaactttttcaaaatacaaaatacaaactttcacgattcaaggatgttcaaagttgcttgcattcatctctttgaactagaatcaccttcaagcatggagtaatcaaagatgacaccttttagcatttaaaggtttaatcttttgagattcaaaactccatttttcaatatacaagttcaagtcttcaaatttcaacatacaagttcaagttttcaaatttcaatcatttcaagttcaaagtttcaatcttttcaagttcaaacctttcaatattcaagctttcaatttcaagttcaatatgcaacatctaggacatttgggttgagcaacctctcccaagttgagatttttggctttgaaggcgcacttatttttaaggagccacttggcgttcgaatctcatgtgcccaagtacaaatttcaatatcgcaatttcaatatcgcactttcaatatcgcactttcaataccgcaatttcaataccgcaatttcaataccgcaatttcaatatcgcaatttcaatttcgcactttcaattccgcacctttacttgcctagtccatttgtaggtaatgtggacctactccctagtccttttctagggggtcttgtatttactaattccgcactttatttaatattgtgatgttgctttatgtgctttatctctttcatcaccaacatgctaaatacaacaaaatacaaaggttacatcacgcttaatgaagataattttggacaaaccggccttaggttccttaaatcaatctttaaagcaaagtgaccaccgtacaattagaaattctattttgttctaatttgcaaacccacatagtctaatcttagggtttattttcgaaacaatgttgtgccaacgtacttgaatatttctaaagctcgccgaataagcatttcgttcccgagcccggatctcacccatccgtttcaagaattcaaggccttatccaaaaatagagtcattgtgcggtcttcccaagcgagacctaaaataagtttggtggcgactccttcgaggtgcaaaaacaattcaacggttctctaaatgaaccgccgcgtgccaaactccccattgtaggaaacgggaaaaagattcaaaaaaaaaaccctacagtaattggcgactccactggggaattttctaatttcaatttcgaaaacgagagcagatttcgagcaaccagccactgatctgccgaagtactggatgccagcattggcgccaggcgcagaccctgcgcccaacgccgctgcctgcattcacgacagtggctcacagtggcttgttgcccacttttgctcaacttttcgtgttgggagttagtctgtttttgcatctagaaggacgctcccaagcctcgtgaacgagtgccgaaaaacgggctttacaaatacaaattcaagtacgatttcaatttcaatttctaggcatttcatgcatttttccaaaaccatattgtgcaaaatgaatttctacctttgcccaaacggatgtgttctacattcgggatagccccgggggcaacgaaatggtgactctccatacggttaccgaccaaagtgtgtgaccatttccgcgcttaccgaaacttggcatttgcttgacattcccgatgtcaagtatggaggccgtctgccgacacacacttcccttaggcggaacgtgaaagcttgtcgccggatccgtctcttagccgagtaccttcactacaagaatttgtatctttaacgacaacctaattacgacgg contains these protein-coding regions:
- the LOC110797917 gene encoding transcription factor MYB1, with the translated sequence MGRSPCCAKEGMNKGSWTAMEDKILSDYIKTHGEGRWRNLPKRAGLKRCGKSCRLRWLNYLRPGIKRGNITPDEEELIIRLHKLLGNRWSLIAGRLPGRTDNEIKNYWNTSLSKRLNQQQHNNNNNNNNNNQVTKSSPKKPRNDSKNKKLPTIDHAVQKTSAQVAIESNVVRTKAVRCTKVFINPQPQPQPQPPISSTGYNVDNNIWVDNNDYSSPRLDEEYKMSSDLLMDVSNLGDFDLISELIKSDFSEICDFSNESSNVASELSPEQPFVLSQELLEDWLGNQQVM